A genomic stretch from Burkholderia pyrrocinia includes:
- a CDS encoding DUF2866 domain-containing protein codes for MLKSYGEAPGGRLYNLRGCRVSEPIRQPWGGGCRIVEWIDEEGRLARKVVSEDVTEAEVAAAIRRPTEGRRYLMGDDEQLPRDTLPRR; via the coding sequence ATGTTGAAATCGTATGGGGAAGCGCCGGGCGGACGCCTTTACAACCTGCGCGGCTGCCGCGTGTCGGAGCCGATTCGCCAGCCCTGGGGCGGCGGATGCCGGATCGTCGAATGGATCGACGAGGAAGGGCGCCTGGCGCGCAAGGTCGTGTCCGAGGACGTGACCGAAGCGGAGGTCGCCGCGGCGATCCGGCGGCCGACCGAAGGGCGCCGGTACCTGATGGGCGACGACGAGCAGCTGCCGCGCGATACGTTGCCGCGGCGTTGA
- the radA gene encoding DNA repair protein RadA codes for MAKQKTVYVCSECGGQTPKWQGQCPSCQAWNTLVESVAESPSAHRFQSLAKRAPVQRLVDIEAADVPRFSTGIGEFDRVLGGGLVPGGVVLIGGDPGIGKSTLLLQSLADIASERRALYISGEESAAQIALRAQRLALLDGGAPAAELQLLAEIQLEKIQAAIDAERPDVAVIDSIQTVYSEALTSAPGSVAQVRECAAQLTRIAKQSGTAIIMVGHVTKEGNLAGPRVLEHIVDTVLYFEGDTHSSFRLVRAFKNRFGAVNELGVFAMTERGLRGVANPSALFLSQHEQIVPGSCVLVTQEGTRPLLVEIQALVDTAHVPNPRRLAVGLEQNRLAMLLAVLHRHAGIACFDQDVFLNAVGGVKITEPAADLAVLLAIHSSMRNKALPKGLIVFGEVGLAGEIRPSPRGQERLREAAKLGFTAALIPKANAPKQPIEGLNVMAVERIEQAIDRVRDLE; via the coding sequence GTGGCCAAACAGAAAACCGTCTACGTCTGCAGCGAGTGCGGCGGGCAGACCCCGAAGTGGCAGGGGCAGTGTCCGTCGTGCCAGGCCTGGAATACGCTGGTCGAATCGGTCGCCGAGTCGCCGTCGGCCCACCGTTTCCAGTCGCTCGCGAAGCGGGCGCCCGTCCAGCGCCTCGTCGACATCGAAGCGGCCGACGTGCCGCGCTTCTCGACCGGCATCGGCGAATTCGACCGCGTGCTCGGCGGCGGGCTGGTCCCCGGCGGCGTCGTGCTGATCGGCGGCGACCCGGGCATCGGCAAGTCGACGCTGCTGCTGCAGTCGCTCGCGGACATCGCGAGCGAACGGCGCGCGCTCTATATCAGCGGCGAGGAATCGGCCGCGCAGATCGCGTTGCGCGCGCAACGGCTTGCGCTGCTCGATGGCGGTGCGCCGGCGGCCGAGCTGCAGCTGCTCGCCGAGATCCAGCTCGAAAAGATCCAGGCCGCGATCGACGCGGAGCGGCCCGACGTGGCCGTGATCGACTCGATCCAGACCGTCTATTCGGAAGCGCTCACGTCGGCGCCGGGCTCGGTCGCGCAGGTGCGCGAATGCGCGGCGCAGCTCACGCGCATCGCGAAACAGTCGGGCACCGCGATCATCATGGTCGGGCACGTGACGAAGGAGGGCAACCTGGCCGGCCCGCGCGTGCTCGAGCACATCGTCGACACGGTGCTGTATTTCGAGGGCGACACGCATTCGTCGTTCCGGCTCGTGCGCGCGTTCAAGAACCGCTTCGGCGCGGTCAACGAACTCGGCGTGTTCGCGATGACCGAGCGCGGGCTGCGCGGCGTCGCGAATCCGTCCGCGCTGTTCCTGTCGCAGCACGAGCAGATCGTGCCCGGCTCGTGCGTGCTCGTCACGCAGGAAGGCACGCGCCCGCTGCTCGTCGAAATCCAGGCGCTGGTCGATACCGCGCACGTGCCGAACCCGCGCCGGCTCGCGGTCGGCCTCGAACAGAACCGGCTCGCGATGCTGCTCGCGGTGCTGCACCGGCACGCGGGCATCGCGTGCTTCGACCAGGACGTGTTCCTCAATGCAGTGGGCGGCGTGAAGATCACCGAGCCGGCCGCCGACCTCGCGGTGCTGCTCGCGATCCATTCGTCGATGCGCAACAAGGCGCTGCCGAAGGGGCTGATCGTGTTCGGCGAAGTGGGGCTGGCGGGCGAGATCCGGCCGTCCCCGCGCGGGCAGGAGCGGCTGCGCGAGGCGGCGAAGCTCGGCTTCACGGCCGCGCTGATCCCGAAGGCGAATGCGCCGAAACAGCCGATCGAAGGGCTGAACGTGATGGCCGTCGAACGGATCGAGCAGGCGATCGACCGCGTGCGCGATCTCGAGTGA
- the alr gene encoding alanine racemase, translating into MPRPISATIHTAALANNLSVVRRFAGPSKVWAVVKANAYGHGLARVFPGLRGTDGFGLLDLDEAVKLRELGWAGPILLLEGFFRSTDIDVIDRYSLTTTVHNDEQMRMLETARLSKPVNVQLKMNSGMNRLGYVPEKYRAAWERARACPGIGQITLMTHFSDADNERGVAEQLATFERGAENIAGARSLANSAAVLWHPDTHFDWVRPGIVLYGASPSGLSSDIADTGLKPAMTLASELIAVQTIGKGQAIGYGSTFSAQAPMRIGVVACGYADGYPRVAPEGTPVIVDGIRTRIVGRVSMDMITVDLTPCPQAGVGARVELWGNTLPIDDVARHCGTIGYELMCAVAGRVPVRAE; encoded by the coding sequence ATGCCGCGCCCGATCTCCGCCACCATCCACACCGCCGCTCTCGCGAACAATCTCTCCGTCGTCCGCCGCTTTGCCGGCCCGTCCAAGGTCTGGGCGGTCGTCAAGGCCAACGCGTACGGCCACGGTCTCGCCCGCGTGTTTCCCGGCCTGCGCGGCACCGACGGCTTCGGCCTGCTCGACCTCGACGAGGCCGTGAAGCTGCGCGAGCTCGGCTGGGCCGGCCCGATCCTGCTGCTCGAAGGCTTCTTCCGGTCGACCGACATCGACGTGATCGACCGCTACAGCCTGACGACGACCGTCCACAACGACGAGCAGATGCGGATGCTGGAAACGGCGCGGCTGTCGAAGCCCGTCAACGTGCAGCTCAAGATGAACAGCGGGATGAACCGGCTCGGCTACGTGCCGGAAAAATACCGCGCGGCCTGGGAGCGCGCCCGCGCGTGCCCCGGCATCGGCCAGATTACGTTGATGACCCATTTTTCGGACGCGGACAACGAGCGCGGCGTTGCTGAGCAGCTCGCGACGTTCGAGCGCGGCGCGGAAAACATCGCCGGCGCGCGCAGTCTCGCGAATTCGGCCGCCGTGCTGTGGCATCCGGATACGCATTTCGACTGGGTGCGGCCGGGGATCGTGCTGTATGGCGCGTCGCCGTCCGGGCTGTCGTCCGATATCGCCGACACGGGGCTGAAACCCGCGATGACGCTCGCGTCCGAGCTGATCGCGGTGCAAACGATCGGGAAAGGCCAGGCCATCGGCTATGGTTCGACGTTCTCCGCGCAGGCGCCGATGCGGATCGGCGTCGTCGCGTGCGGCTACGCGGACGGCTATCCGCGCGTCGCGCCGGAAGGCACGCCCGTGATTGTCGACGGCATCCGCACGCGTATCGTCGGCCGCGTGTCGATGGACATGATCACCGTCGACCTGACTCCGTGCCCGCAGGCCGGCGTCGGTGCGCGCGTCGAGCTGTGGGGCAATACACTGCCGATCGACGATGTCGCCCGCCATTGCGGCACGATCGGCTACGAGCTGATGTGCGCGGTCGCCGGCCGCGTGCCCGTGCGCGCGGAATAA
- the lplT gene encoding lysophospholipid transporter LplT, whose protein sequence is MKKGFYTIMAAQFFSSLADNALLIAAIALLKDLHAPNWMTPLLKLFFVLSYVVLAAYVGAFADSRPKGRVMFITNSIKVVGCMIMLFGAHPLIAYGIVGFGAAAYSPAKYGILTELLPADRLVAANGWIEGTTVSSIILGTVLGGALISPHIASHVIAHTPRWIGTPAEAAMAIIMAIYVIAALFNLRIPDTGARYPKQERGPVKLLTDFADCFMVLWRDKLGQISLAVTTLFWGAGATLQFIVLKWAEVSLGMSLSEGAILQAVVAVGVAAGAIAAAARIPLKKSLTVLPVGIIMGIAVMLMAFYTRDLFPSNWAVHFGHLRMPVYLIVAYIFLMCVGALSGYFVVPMNALLQHRGHVLLSAGHSIAVQNFNENLSVLVMLCLYAVLVWLDVPVGVVIVLFGTFVCLTMWLVMRRHQANQRQFDSVALIGEARH, encoded by the coding sequence ATGAAAAAAGGTTTTTACACCATCATGGCCGCGCAGTTTTTCTCGTCGCTGGCCGACAATGCGCTTCTCATCGCCGCCATCGCCCTGCTGAAAGACCTCCACGCCCCCAACTGGATGACACCGCTGCTGAAGCTGTTCTTCGTGTTGTCCTATGTGGTGTTGGCGGCGTATGTCGGTGCTTTCGCGGATTCGCGCCCGAAGGGGCGCGTGATGTTCATCACCAACTCGATCAAGGTGGTCGGCTGCATGATCATGCTGTTCGGCGCCCACCCGCTGATCGCGTACGGGATCGTCGGGTTTGGCGCGGCGGCCTACTCGCCGGCCAAATACGGAATTCTCACCGAGCTGCTGCCGGCCGATCGGCTGGTCGCCGCGAACGGCTGGATCGAAGGCACGACCGTCAGCTCGATCATCCTCGGCACCGTGCTCGGCGGCGCGCTGATCAGCCCGCACATCGCATCGCACGTGATCGCGCACACGCCCCGCTGGATCGGCACGCCCGCCGAAGCGGCGATGGCCATCATCATGGCGATCTACGTGATCGCCGCGCTGTTCAACCTGCGCATTCCCGATACGGGCGCCCGCTATCCGAAGCAGGAACGCGGCCCGGTCAAGCTCCTCACGGATTTCGCCGACTGCTTCATGGTGCTGTGGCGCGACAAGCTCGGCCAGATCTCGCTGGCGGTCACGACGCTGTTCTGGGGCGCGGGCGCGACGCTGCAGTTCATCGTGCTGAAATGGGCCGAGGTGTCGCTCGGCATGTCGCTGTCGGAAGGCGCGATCCTGCAGGCCGTGGTCGCGGTCGGCGTCGCGGCCGGCGCGATCGCCGCCGCCGCCCGGATCCCGCTGAAGAAGTCGCTGACCGTGCTGCCCGTCGGCATCATCATGGGCATCGCGGTGATGCTGATGGCGTTCTACACGCGCGACCTGTTCCCGTCGAACTGGGCCGTGCACTTCGGCCACCTGCGCATGCCGGTCTACCTGATCGTCGCGTACATCTTCCTGATGTGCGTCGGCGCGCTGTCGGGCTACTTCGTCGTGCCGATGAACGCGCTGCTGCAGCATCGCGGCCACGTGCTGCTGTCGGCCGGCCACTCGATCGCGGTGCAGAACTTCAACGAGAACCTGTCGGTGCTCGTGATGCTGTGCCTGTATGCGGTGCTCGTGTGGCTCGACGTGCCGGTCGGTGTCGTGATCGTGCTGTTCGGCACGTTCGTCTGCCTGACGATGTGGCTCGTGATGCGCCGCCACCAGGCGAACCAGCGTCAGTTCGACTCGGTCGCGCTGATCGGCGAAGCGCGGCACTGA
- the thiD gene encoding bifunctional hydroxymethylpyrimidine kinase/phosphomethylpyrimidine kinase translates to MTHPIPNILTIAGSDSGGGAGIQADLKTFSALGAYGASVITALTAQNTRGVTGVHAPDAAFVTAQLDAVFSDIRIDAVKIGMLANAAIVHAVADALRRYAPRFVVLDTVMISKSSHALLAPDAVDALRDALLPLATVVTPNLPEAAALLGDAPATTEDDMVRQGQALLQTGARAVLMKGGHLPDAAASPDWLVDAAHTVRLDGPRVPVSNTHGTGCTLSSAIAALLPQQPDLESAVREAKAYLTGAIAASGRLDVGHGVGPVHHFHRWW, encoded by the coding sequence ATGACGCACCCGATACCCAACATCCTGACGATCGCCGGCTCCGATTCGGGCGGCGGCGCAGGCATCCAGGCCGACCTGAAGACGTTTTCCGCGCTCGGTGCGTACGGCGCCAGCGTGATCACCGCGCTGACCGCGCAGAACACGCGCGGCGTGACGGGCGTGCACGCGCCGGACGCCGCGTTCGTGACCGCGCAGCTCGACGCGGTGTTCAGCGACATCCGCATCGACGCGGTCAAGATCGGGATGCTCGCGAACGCGGCGATCGTGCACGCGGTGGCCGACGCGCTGCGCCGTTACGCGCCGCGCTTCGTCGTGCTCGACACGGTGATGATCTCGAAGAGTTCGCACGCGCTGCTCGCACCCGACGCGGTCGATGCGCTGCGCGACGCGCTGCTGCCGCTGGCGACCGTCGTCACGCCGAACCTGCCCGAAGCGGCCGCGCTGCTCGGCGACGCACCCGCGACCACCGAAGACGACATGGTCCGACAAGGCCAGGCGTTGCTGCAGACGGGCGCGCGCGCCGTGCTGATGAAAGGCGGCCACCTGCCCGACGCGGCCGCGAGCCCCGACTGGCTCGTCGATGCGGCGCACACCGTGCGGCTCGACGGCCCGCGCGTGCCGGTCAGCAACACGCACGGCACGGGCTGCACGCTGTCGTCGGCGATCGCCGCGCTGCTGCCGCAGCAGCCCGACCTCGAAAGCGCGGTGCGCGAAGCGAAGGCCTACCTGACCGGCGCAATCGCCGCGAGCGGCCGCCTCGACGTCGGCCACGGCGTCGGCCCGGTTCATCACTTCCATCGCTGGTGGTAA
- a CDS encoding DUF1853 family protein, whose product MTTGAAFAFVDTLRDAAVRDLGWLLASPSLLTAAPGAPLAHPWPDAAGQSAVEAWLAALDAAPEPLHLALAGLRPTRLGRYAECLLEYFLTHGPSLRLVAANLPLRSNGLTLGEVDFLVDAPGGQRLHWELAVKCYLCAPVRAGASLADFVGPNLVDRFDRKRSRLLDHQLRLGDRAGFALLGYGAPSDAQMFIRGWLFYPHGAPLPPVSAEISPDHPRGFWLTHAQWPAWAAAQRAGVAWSVLPRLAWLAPRRVAADAGFEPEPLAAALELPSVLATRQAPDLIGIYEQGGDRTWRETARGFVVPDDWPARAQAFAAQDD is encoded by the coding sequence ATGACGACCGGCGCGGCGTTCGCATTCGTCGATACGCTGCGCGACGCCGCGGTTCGCGATCTGGGCTGGCTGCTCGCGAGCCCGAGCCTGCTGACCGCGGCACCCGGCGCGCCGCTCGCGCATCCGTGGCCGGATGCGGCCGGACAGTCGGCCGTCGAAGCATGGCTCGCCGCGCTCGATGCGGCGCCCGAGCCGCTGCACCTCGCGCTCGCCGGGTTGCGGCCCACCCGGCTCGGCCGCTACGCCGAATGCCTGCTCGAGTATTTCCTCACGCACGGGCCGTCGCTGCGGCTCGTCGCGGCCAATCTCCCGCTGCGCAGCAACGGCCTGACGCTCGGCGAAGTCGATTTTCTCGTCGACGCGCCGGGCGGGCAGCGCCTGCACTGGGAGCTCGCGGTGAAGTGCTATCTGTGCGCGCCGGTGCGCGCCGGCGCGTCGCTCGCCGACTTCGTCGGGCCCAATCTCGTCGACCGGTTCGACCGCAAGCGCAGCCGGCTGCTCGACCACCAGTTGCGGCTCGGCGATCGCGCCGGGTTTGCGCTGCTCGGCTACGGCGCGCCGTCCGACGCGCAGATGTTCATCAGGGGCTGGCTGTTCTATCCGCACGGCGCACCGTTGCCGCCGGTGTCCGCCGAAATCTCGCCGGATCACCCGCGCGGTTTCTGGCTGACGCATGCGCAGTGGCCGGCGTGGGCGGCCGCGCAGCGTGCCGGCGTTGCGTGGAGCGTGTTGCCGCGGCTTGCTTGGCTCGCGCCGCGGCGTGTTGCCGCCGACGCCGGCTTCGAACCCGAACCGCTCGCGGCCGCACTCGAGCTGCCGTCCGTGCTGGCGACGCGTCAGGCCCCCGACTTGATCGGCATTTATGAGCAGGGCGGCGATCGCACGTGGCGCGAGACGGCGCGCGGCTTCGTCGTGCCGGACGACTGGCCGGCGCGTGCGCAGGCGTTCGCGGCGCAGGACGACTGA
- a CDS encoding uracil-DNA glycosylase, whose product MAWAEAVLEEMGLAQIWVRRGQRADEGAAADAAAVAQTGAADDVSVVAADRPARAVRAPVQDDAPPAVVRAAEASPAREPGVPASGIPAPDAPARRVVDGDRMLAPAASADAMPPMDDAPPVGEDDFAWFDAAPPGEPMPAAEPRPAGTPVAMLDWDALAARVRDCTHCRLCEKRTNTVFGVGDREADWMLIGEAPGENEDKQGEPFVGQAGKLLDNMLQSLALKRGDNVYIANVIKCRPPGNRNPEPDEVASCEPYLQRQVALVKPKLIVALGRFAAQTLLKTDASIASLRGRVHAYEGVPVIVTYHPAYLLRSLQDKSKAWADLCLARDTFRRADGSDANGPAGQ is encoded by the coding sequence ATGGCGTGGGCTGAAGCGGTGCTCGAGGAAATGGGCCTCGCGCAGATCTGGGTGCGGCGCGGGCAGCGCGCGGACGAAGGCGCGGCAGCCGACGCGGCCGCCGTCGCGCAAACCGGGGCGGCGGACGACGTTTCCGTCGTTGCGGCCGATCGGCCGGCGCGCGCGGTGCGTGCCCCGGTGCAAGACGATGCGCCGCCGGCGGTCGTGCGAGCCGCCGAGGCCTCGCCGGCTCGCGAGCCGGGCGTACCGGCATCGGGCATACCGGCTCCGGATGCACCGGCGCGTCGTGTCGTCGATGGCGATCGCATGCTCGCGCCGGCGGCTTCAGCCGATGCAATGCCGCCGATGGATGACGCGCCGCCTGTCGGAGAAGACGATTTCGCGTGGTTCGACGCGGCACCGCCGGGCGAGCCCATGCCGGCAGCCGAACCGCGTCCCGCCGGAACGCCGGTCGCGATGCTCGACTGGGATGCGCTGGCCGCGCGCGTGCGCGACTGCACCCACTGCCGGCTGTGCGAGAAGCGGACCAACACCGTGTTCGGCGTCGGCGACCGTGAAGCGGACTGGATGCTGATTGGCGAAGCGCCTGGCGAGAACGAGGACAAGCAGGGCGAGCCGTTCGTCGGCCAGGCCGGCAAGCTGCTCGACAACATGCTGCAGTCGCTGGCGCTCAAGCGCGGCGACAACGTGTATATCGCGAACGTGATCAAGTGCCGGCCGCCCGGCAACCGAAATCCGGAACCGGACGAAGTTGCAAGCTGCGAGCCTTATCTGCAGCGTCAGGTCGCGCTCGTGAAGCCGAAGCTGATCGTCGCGCTCGGGCGCTTCGCCGCGCAGACGTTGCTGAAGACGGACGCCAGCATCGCGTCGCTGCGCGGCCGCGTGCATGCGTACGAAGGCGTGCCGGTGATCGTCACCTACCACCCGGCGTACCTGTTGCGCAGCCTGCAGGACAAGTCGAAGGCGTGGGCCGACCTGTGCCTCGCGCGCGACACGTTCCGTCGCGCAGACGGTAGCGACGCGAACGGGCCGGCCGGGCAATGA
- the rimI gene encoding ribosomal protein S18-alanine N-acetyltransferase has product MTGVLLSDRYLAPMTDADLDEVVAIEQVAYEFPWSRGNFEDSLRNGYLGVCLRHVTGSLIGYCVLMPVIDEMHLLNLCVAPAAQRAGAGLALLREAVRISRAERLDGVLLEVRPSNPRAIHLYERFGFVTIGRRKNYYPAKHRSREDAIVMRLTLNKDEGDAHGVG; this is encoded by the coding sequence ATGACGGGGGTATTGCTGAGCGACCGCTATCTGGCGCCGATGACGGACGCGGATCTCGACGAGGTCGTTGCGATCGAGCAGGTCGCGTACGAATTCCCGTGGAGCCGCGGCAACTTCGAGGATTCGTTGCGCAACGGCTATCTGGGCGTGTGCCTGCGGCATGTGACGGGTTCGCTGATCGGCTATTGCGTGCTGATGCCCGTGATCGACGAGATGCACCTGCTGAACCTGTGCGTCGCGCCGGCCGCGCAGCGCGCGGGCGCGGGTCTCGCGCTGCTGCGCGAGGCCGTGCGCATTTCGCGCGCGGAGCGGCTCGACGGCGTGCTGCTCGAGGTGCGGCCGTCCAATCCACGCGCGATCCATCTGTACGAGCGTTTCGGCTTCGTGACGATCGGCCGGCGCAAGAACTACTATCCGGCGAAGCATCGCAGCCGGGAGGACGCGATCGTGATGCGTCTGACGCTGAACAAGGACGAGGGGGACGCGCATGGCGTGGGCTGA
- the tsaB gene encoding tRNA (adenosine(37)-N6)-threonylcarbamoyltransferase complex dimerization subunit type 1 TsaB has translation MSAMTQTVLLAIDTSTEYCSVALLRSAHADDAVSTPQTWVRHEQTGAVSSTRVLPAIQELFAESGLTLADCDAIAFGAGPGSFTGLRTATGITQGLAFGSGLPVVPIGTLLACAEHARLRAPGTTRVLAALDARMDEAYWADFAWDDSAGDWRTLHPASLDAPGAVGVPDAPFTLAGNAAAAFGAQLPAAARAAVIDGEALPHALAVAHAALRAFRAGRTVPADQAAPEYVRDKVAQTTAERIAARAAQTGGAKG, from the coding sequence ATGTCGGCCATGACGCAAACAGTGCTCCTCGCCATCGATACGTCGACCGAATACTGCTCGGTCGCGCTGCTGCGCTCGGCCCATGCCGATGACGCCGTTTCCACCCCGCAAACCTGGGTCCGCCACGAACAGACGGGCGCCGTGTCGAGCACGCGCGTGCTGCCGGCGATCCAGGAGCTTTTCGCCGAATCCGGGCTGACGCTCGCCGACTGCGACGCGATCGCGTTCGGCGCCGGCCCCGGCTCGTTCACCGGCCTGCGTACCGCGACCGGCATTACCCAGGGACTCGCGTTCGGGAGCGGGCTGCCGGTCGTGCCGATCGGCACGCTGCTCGCGTGCGCGGAGCACGCGCGGCTGCGCGCGCCCGGCACGACCCGCGTGCTTGCCGCGCTGGACGCGCGGATGGACGAAGCCTACTGGGCGGACTTCGCGTGGGACGACAGCGCCGGCGACTGGCGCACGCTGCATCCGGCGTCGCTCGATGCGCCGGGCGCCGTCGGCGTGCCCGACGCGCCGTTCACGCTCGCGGGCAATGCGGCTGCCGCGTTCGGCGCGCAGTTGCCGGCCGCGGCGCGCGCGGCCGTGATCGACGGCGAAGCATTGCCGCATGCGCTGGCGGTCGCGCATGCCGCGCTGCGCGCGTTCCGCGCCGGACGCACGGTGCCGGCCGATCAGGCCGCGCCCGAATACGTGCGCGACAAGGTCGCGCAGACGACTGCCGAGCGGATCGCGGCACGGGCCGCGCAGACGGGCGGAGCGAAGGGATGA
- a CDS encoding acyl-CoA-binding protein: protein MSELTAQFDQAQIDVKQLTERPGNLTLLRLYALFKQATDGDAHGDKPGFTDIVGKYKYDAWDALKGTSQDAAKQQYIELVESLKNGTAS from the coding sequence ATGAGCGAACTCACCGCCCAATTCGACCAGGCCCAGATCGACGTCAAGCAACTGACGGAACGCCCGGGCAACCTGACCCTGCTGCGCCTGTACGCGCTCTTCAAGCAGGCAACCGACGGCGATGCGCACGGCGACAAGCCCGGCTTCACCGACATCGTCGGCAAATACAAGTACGACGCATGGGATGCGTTGAAGGGCACGTCGCAGGATGCCGCGAAGCAGCAGTACATCGAACTCGTCGAATCGCTGAAAAACGGCACGGCTTCCTGA
- a CDS encoding DEAD/DEAH box helicase — MTSSINSSPLNAIADQALGLDDAAVPAAVEPASDEPSFASLGLSPEIVSALQAAGYVKPTPVQQRAIPAGIAGRDLLVSSPTGSGKTAAFMLPAIERFAQLQKTLAQQPRAPREPNQGDRRVRRPQPVARPGLLVLTPTRELAMQVTTAASTYGKHLKRLRTVSILGGVAYGQQLMLLAKNPEILVATPGRLLDHLERGRIDLSELKMLVLDEADRMLDMGFIDDIETIVAATPATRQTMLFSATLDGKIGSLTSRLLKDPERIEIQQRLESRANIAQTVHYVDDRDHKDRLLDHLLRDDALDQAIIFTATKIDADQLAGRLADAGFESAALHGDLPQGARNRTIRALRERRVRVLVATDVAARGIDIPGITHVFNYDLPKFAEDYVHRIGRTGRAGRSGIAVSLVHHAEQGALKRIERFVRSPLPVNVIEGFEPRKSAPPRGGNGGRGRPGGGNGGGRRFGGKPGGGHGGNGRSYGGGNGGGWSGKPGGSRDGGPRRDGQRSSGPRRGNSAS, encoded by the coding sequence ATGACTTCGAGCATCAACTCCAGCCCGCTCAACGCGATCGCCGACCAGGCGCTCGGTCTCGACGACGCCGCCGTACCGGCCGCGGTCGAACCGGCGTCGGACGAGCCGAGCTTCGCGTCGCTCGGGTTGTCGCCGGAGATCGTCTCCGCGCTGCAGGCCGCCGGCTATGTGAAGCCGACGCCGGTCCAGCAGCGCGCGATTCCGGCCGGCATCGCCGGCCGCGACCTGCTGGTGTCGAGCCCGACCGGTTCGGGCAAGACGGCCGCATTCATGCTGCCCGCGATCGAACGCTTCGCGCAGCTCCAGAAGACGCTGGCGCAGCAACCGCGTGCGCCGCGCGAACCGAACCAGGGCGACCGCCGCGTGCGCCGCCCGCAACCCGTCGCGCGCCCGGGCCTGCTCGTGCTGACGCCGACCCGCGAACTCGCGATGCAGGTCACCACGGCCGCATCGACCTACGGCAAGCACCTGAAGCGCCTGCGCACGGTCAGCATCCTCGGCGGCGTCGCCTACGGCCAGCAGCTGATGCTGCTCGCGAAGAACCCCGAAATCCTGGTCGCCACGCCGGGCCGCCTGCTCGACCACCTCGAGCGCGGCCGCATCGACCTGTCCGAACTGAAGATGCTCGTGCTCGACGAAGCCGACCGCATGCTCGACATGGGCTTCATCGACGATATCGAAACGATCGTCGCCGCGACGCCCGCGACGCGCCAGACGATGCTGTTCTCGGCCACGCTCGACGGCAAGATCGGTTCGCTGACGAGCCGCCTGCTGAAGGATCCCGAGCGCATCGAGATCCAGCAGCGCCTCGAGTCGCGCGCGAACATCGCGCAGACCGTGCACTACGTCGACGACCGCGACCACAAGGATCGCCTGCTCGATCACCTGCTGCGCGACGACGCGCTCGACCAGGCGATCATCTTCACGGCGACCAAGATCGACGCCGACCAGCTCGCCGGCCGTCTCGCCGACGCAGGCTTCGAATCGGCCGCGCTGCACGGCGACCTGCCGCAGGGCGCGCGTAACCGCACGATCCGTGCGCTGCGCGAGCGCCGCGTGCGCGTGCTGGTCGCGACCGACGTCGCGGCACGCGGCATCGACATCCCGGGCATCACGCACGTGTTCAACTACGACCTGCCGAAGTTCGCGGAAGACTACGTGCACCGTATCGGCCGTACGGGCCGTGCGGGCCGCTCGGGTATCGCGGTGAGCCTCGTGCACCACGCCGAACAGGGCGCGCTCAAGCGCATCGAGCGCTTCGTGCGCTCGCCGCTGCCGGTCAACGTGATCGAAGGTTTCGAGCCGCGCAAGTCGGCACCCCCGCGCGGCGGCAACGGCGGCCGCGGCCGTCCGGGCGGCGGTAACGGCGGCGGCCGACGTTTCGGCGGCAAGCCGGGCGGCGGTCATGGCGGCAACGGCCGCAGCTACGGCGGCGGCAATGGCGGCGGCTGGAGCGGCAAGCCGGGCGGCAGCCGCGACGGCGGCCCGCGTCGCGACGGCCAGCGCAGCAGCGGCCCGCGCCGCGGCAATTCCGCGTCGTAA